The proteins below come from a single Acaryochloris sp. CCMEE 5410 genomic window:
- a CDS encoding DUF4291 domain-containing protein, with amino-acid sequence MPLHTEPYLHQKDRWPQQGRVILAQYDADSIVVYQAYRPAIGDFAAQHGYFGGEFKLSRMTWIKPNFLWMMYRAGWGAKPGQEVILAIRLKRSAFDSILAQAVHSSFQSGLYESQEAWQKAVHASDVRLQWDPDHNPAGYKLERRAIQLGLRREAIRQYAQEWILDIEDISNFVAEQRESVISGNYEALLTPAESAYPVKDLEVATKLQLAK; translated from the coding sequence ATGCCCTTGCACACCGAACCTTATCTCCATCAAAAAGACCGCTGGCCCCAGCAAGGACGAGTCATCTTGGCCCAATACGATGCTGATTCAATTGTGGTGTATCAGGCTTATCGACCTGCTATTGGTGATTTTGCCGCTCAACACGGTTACTTTGGTGGTGAGTTTAAGCTTTCGCGGATGACGTGGATTAAACCCAACTTTTTGTGGATGATGTATCGCGCGGGCTGGGGTGCTAAGCCTGGGCAAGAAGTTATTCTGGCTATCCGCTTAAAACGATCTGCGTTTGACTCGATCTTGGCCCAAGCTGTACATTCTTCCTTTCAATCTGGGCTATATGAGAGCCAAGAAGCTTGGCAAAAGGCGGTTCATGCCTCTGATGTGCGTTTGCAATGGGACCCAGACCATAATCCAGCCGGTTATAAGCTGGAGCGGCGAGCGATTCAATTGGGTTTGCGGAGAGAGGCGATTCGTCAGTATGCCCAAGAGTGGATTCTTGACATTGAAGATATTTCGAACTTTGTGGCAGAACAGCGTGAATCTGTTATTTCTGGAAATTATGAGGCCCTTCTGACACCTGCTGAAAGTGCTTACCCTGTTAAGGATCTTGAAGTTGCGACAAAACTACAGTTAGCCAAGTGA